The proteins below are encoded in one region of Labeo rohita strain BAU-BD-2019 chromosome 15, IGBB_LRoh.1.0, whole genome shotgun sequence:
- the LOC127177417 gene encoding platelet-activating factor acetylhydrolase IB subunit alpha2, producing the protein MNPAAQPLPVQDVQGDARWISQHERFVQECKDAEPEVLFIGDSMVQLMQQHEVWKDLFSPLHALNFGLAGDTTCNVLWRMQNGELQNIQPKVVVLWVGTNNHQHTAEQVAGGVTAITQFLISQLPRAKIVVLGLLPRGEHQNPLREKNAAVNELLRSSVARLGPAQFLDVSAEFVQSDGSISKHDMFDFLHLTAAGYQTLSKPLHDLLLQILEETTAAK; encoded by the exons atgAATCCTGCTGCTCAGCCTCTCCCCGTGCAGGACGTCCAGGGTGACGCGCGCTGGATCTCACAG CACGAGCGCTTCGTTCAGGAGTGTAAGGACGCAGAACCCGAAGTGCTGTTTATCGGAGACTCCATGGTTCAGCTGATGCAACAACACGAG GTCTGGAAGGATCTGTTCTCTCCGCTGCACGCGCTCAACTTCGGTCTGGCTGGAGACACGACCTGTAACGTTCTCTGGAGGATGCAGAACGGAGAGCTGCAGAACATCCAGCCGAAG GTGGTGGTTCTGTGGGTCGGCACCAATAATCACCAGCACACGGCGGAGCAGGTGGCAGGAGGAGTGACGGCCATCACGCAGTTCCTCATCTCACAGCTCCCTCGCGCCAAAATCGTCGTGCTG GGTCTTCTTCCTCGCGGAGAACATCAGAACCCGTTACGCGAGAAGAACGCGGCGGTGAACGAGTTGCTGCGCTCGTCGGTGGCGCGGCTCGGCCCGGCTCAGTTTCTGGACGTCAGTGCCGAGTTCGTTCAATCAGATGGAAGCATCTCAAAACATGACATGTTTGACTTCCTGCATCTGACAGCGGCTGGGTATCAAACTCTCAGCAAACCTCTGCACGACCTTTTGCTGCAGATACTGGAGGAAACCACAGCTGCTAAATAG
- the sidt2 gene encoding SID1 transmembrane family member 2 isoform X2: MLELCCASVRFAPVWLVLMLVWWRPAVCGDNVVIQRDAQFDVTYDDTVTSDNQTIYSYNHTVSRNKTEGVRVSVELLSESAQSPVLFVVRQKQAVLSFQVPLILRGLYQRKYQYTQVGRTLCQPPTKAVSETQFFYVDVSTLSSAGIHYQLRVSRVDSFTLQTDKKFSFNATPSQPQFFKYVFPEGVDTVIVKVNSQNTFPCSVMSIQDIQCPVYDLDNNVAFIGMYQTMTTTAAITVQRKDFPSNSFYVVVVVKTEDEACGGPLRFYPLLPDELLDAGNRSKTLDVVVSPAINSEVYVMGMLFCLGIFLSFYLLTFLVACLENKRMNRKREGLLNTDTSPAETGKAPVSPCEYGSFADNGSTLSSEAVTDSLASADGNYGYMERSLESVGRSRQESLSSVEEDDYDTLADIDSDKNIVRTKKFLCVSDLARKDKRVLSKKYQIYFWNIATIAVFYALPVIQLVITYQTVVNVTGNQDICYYNFLCAHPLGALSSFNNILSNLGYVMLGLLFLLIVLQRDILHNRALERNENTALECGIPKHFGLYYAMGTALMMEGLLSACYHVCPNYTNFQFDTSFMYMIAGLCMLKLYQKRHPDINASAYSAYACLAAVIFFSVLGVVFGKGNTVFWIVFSIIHILATLLLSTQLYYMGRWRLDSGILRRMLYVIYTDCIRQCSGPMYIDRMVLLVMGNIVNWSLAAYGLIKRPNDFASYLLAIAICNLLLYFAFYIIMKLRSGERIQCLALVCILFTAVVWGFALFFFFQGLSTWQKTPAESREHNRECILLSFFDDHDIWHFLSSIAMFGSFLVLLTMDDDLDTVQRDKIYVF, translated from the exons ATGCTGGAGCTCTGCTGCGCGTCTGTCCGGTTTGCTCCGGTCTGGCTGGTCCTGATGCTGGTGTGGTGGCGTCCGGCGGTGTGCGGCGACAACGTGGTCATCCAGAGAGACGCTCAGTTTGACGTGACGTACGACGACACGGTCACCAGCGACAACCAGACCATCTACTCCTACAACCACACCGTCTCCAGAAACAAG ACGGAGGGCGTGCGCGTGTCCGTGGAGCTGCTGTCGGAGAGCGCTCAGAGTCCGGTTCTGTTCGTGGTCCGGCAGAAACAGGCCGTTCTGTCCTTTCAGGTTCCCCTCATCCTCAGAGGCCT GTATCAGAGGAAGTATCAGTACACGCAGGTGGGCCGTACGCTGTGTCAGCCGCCCACCAAGGCAGTGTCAGAGACGCAGTTCTTCTACGTGGACGTGTCGACGCTGTCCAGCGCTGGGATTCACTATCAGCTGCGCGTCAGTCGTGTGGACAGCTTCACCCTGCA GACAGACAAGAAATTCAGCTTCAATGCGACGCCGTCCCAACCACAG ttctTTAAGTACGTGTTTCCTGAAGGTGTGGACACAGTGATTGTGAAGGTGAACTCACAGAATACCTTCCCCTGCTCAGTCATGTCAATACAGGACATCCAg TGTCCAGTTTATGATCTGGATAATAATGTGGCGTTTATTGGAATGTATCAGACTATGACCACCACAGCCGCCATCACAGTgcag AGGAAGGATTTCCCTAGTAACAGTTTCtatgtggtggtggtggtgaagACCGAAGACGAGGCGTGCGGAGGACCGCTGCGATTCTACCCGCTCTTACCCG aTGAGCTGCTGGATGCTGGGAATCGCAGTAAAACGCTGGATGTAGTTGTTTCTCCTGCTATTAACT CGGAGGTGTATGTGATGGGGATGCTGTTCTGTCTGGGGATCTTCCTGTCCTTCTATCTGCTCACGTTTCTCGTGGCGTGTTTGGAGAATAAGAG GATGAACAGGAAGAGGGAGGGGCTTCTGAACACTGACACCTCACCTGCAGAGACAG GAAAGGCTCCAGTCTCTCCGTGTGAATACGGTTCATTTG CTGATAACGGCAGCACATTGAGCTCCGAAGCGGTTACTGACAGTTTAGCATCAGCCGATGGGAACTACGGATACATGG aGCGTTCCTTAGAGAGTGTCGGCCGCAGTCGTCAAGAGTCTCTGAGTTCAGTAGAAGAGGACGATTACGACACGCTGGCCGACATCGACTCTGACAAAAACATCGTCCGTACAAAG AAGTTCCTGTGCGTCTCTGATCTCGCTCGTAAAGACAAACGCGTCCTCAGCAAGAAATACCAGATCTACTTCTG GAACATCGCTACGATCGCCGTGTTTTACGCTCTTCCTGTCATTCAGCTGGTTATCACCTATCAGACG GTTGTAAATGTCACAGGAAACCAAGACATCTGCTATTATAACTTCCTGTGTGCACACCCTCTTGGAGCTCtaag CTCCTTCAATAACATCCTGAGTAACCTGGGTTATGTGATGCTGGGGCTGCTCTTCCTGCTCATCGTCCTACAGAGGGACATCCTTCATAACCGCGCTCTGGAACGCAACGAAAACACTGCGCTG GAGTGTGGTATTCCCAAGCACTTCGGCCTGTATTATGCGATGGGCACTGCTCTGATGATGGAGGGGCTGCTCAGCGCCTGTTACCACGTCTGTCCGAACTACACCAACTTCCAGTTCG ACACGTCGTTCATGTATATGATTGCTGGATTGTGTATGTTGAAGCTGTATCAGAAGAGACACCCAGACATCAACGCCAGTGCGTACTCTGCTTACGCATGTCTGGCTGCCGTCATATTCTTCTCTGTGCTGGGAGTG GTGTTTGGAAAGGGTAACACAGTGTTCTGGATCGTTTTCTCTATCATACACATTCTGGCCACACTGCTGCTGAGCACACAGCTCTACTACATGGGCCGCTGGAGACTCG ATTCAGGGATCTTACGCAGGATGTTGTATGTGATCTACACTGACTGTATTCGGCAGTGCAGCGGACCCATGTACATT GATCGGATGGTTCTGCTGGTGATGGGAAACATTGTCAACTGGTCACT gGCGGCGTACGGCCTCATCAAGCGACCCAACGACTTCGCCTCGTACTTGCTGGCCATCGCCATCTGTAATCTGCTGCTCTATTTCGCCTTTTACATCATAATGAAG CTGCGCAGCGGTGAGCGAATCCAGTGTCTGGCTCTGGTGTGTATTCTCTTCACCGCTGTGGTCTGGGGATTTGCTCTGTTCTTCTTTTTTCAGGGTCTCAGTACATGGCAG
- the sidt2 gene encoding SID1 transmembrane family member 2 isoform X1, whose protein sequence is MLELCCASVRFAPVWLVLMLVWWRPAVCGDNVVIQRDAQFDVTYDDTVTSDNQTIYSYNHTVSRNKTEGVRVSVELLSESAQSPVLFVVRQKQAVLSFQVPLILRGLYQRKYQYTQVGRTLCQPPTKAVSETQFFYVDVSTLSSAGIHYQLRVSRVDSFTLQTDKKFSFNATPSQPQFFKYVFPEGVDTVIVKVNSQNTFPCSVMSIQDIQCPVYDLDNNVAFIGMYQTMTTTAAITVQRKDFPSNSFYVVVVVKTEDEACGGPLRFYPLLPDELLDAGNRSKTLDVVVSPAINSEVYVMGMLFCLGIFLSFYLLTFLVACLENKRMNRKREGLLNTDTSPAETASLLGKAPVSPCEYGSFADNGSTLSSEAVTDSLASADGNYGYMERSLESVGRSRQESLSSVEEDDYDTLADIDSDKNIVRTKKFLCVSDLARKDKRVLSKKYQIYFWNIATIAVFYALPVIQLVITYQTVVNVTGNQDICYYNFLCAHPLGALSSFNNILSNLGYVMLGLLFLLIVLQRDILHNRALERNENTALECGIPKHFGLYYAMGTALMMEGLLSACYHVCPNYTNFQFDTSFMYMIAGLCMLKLYQKRHPDINASAYSAYACLAAVIFFSVLGVVFGKGNTVFWIVFSIIHILATLLLSTQLYYMGRWRLDSGILRRMLYVIYTDCIRQCSGPMYIDRMVLLVMGNIVNWSLAAYGLIKRPNDFASYLLAIAICNLLLYFAFYIIMKLRSGERIQCLALVCILFTAVVWGFALFFFFQGLSTWQKTPAESREHNRECILLSFFDDHDIWHFLSSIAMFGSFLVLLTMDDDLDTVQRDKIYVF, encoded by the exons ATGCTGGAGCTCTGCTGCGCGTCTGTCCGGTTTGCTCCGGTCTGGCTGGTCCTGATGCTGGTGTGGTGGCGTCCGGCGGTGTGCGGCGACAACGTGGTCATCCAGAGAGACGCTCAGTTTGACGTGACGTACGACGACACGGTCACCAGCGACAACCAGACCATCTACTCCTACAACCACACCGTCTCCAGAAACAAG ACGGAGGGCGTGCGCGTGTCCGTGGAGCTGCTGTCGGAGAGCGCTCAGAGTCCGGTTCTGTTCGTGGTCCGGCAGAAACAGGCCGTTCTGTCCTTTCAGGTTCCCCTCATCCTCAGAGGCCT GTATCAGAGGAAGTATCAGTACACGCAGGTGGGCCGTACGCTGTGTCAGCCGCCCACCAAGGCAGTGTCAGAGACGCAGTTCTTCTACGTGGACGTGTCGACGCTGTCCAGCGCTGGGATTCACTATCAGCTGCGCGTCAGTCGTGTGGACAGCTTCACCCTGCA GACAGACAAGAAATTCAGCTTCAATGCGACGCCGTCCCAACCACAG ttctTTAAGTACGTGTTTCCTGAAGGTGTGGACACAGTGATTGTGAAGGTGAACTCACAGAATACCTTCCCCTGCTCAGTCATGTCAATACAGGACATCCAg TGTCCAGTTTATGATCTGGATAATAATGTGGCGTTTATTGGAATGTATCAGACTATGACCACCACAGCCGCCATCACAGTgcag AGGAAGGATTTCCCTAGTAACAGTTTCtatgtggtggtggtggtgaagACCGAAGACGAGGCGTGCGGAGGACCGCTGCGATTCTACCCGCTCTTACCCG aTGAGCTGCTGGATGCTGGGAATCGCAGTAAAACGCTGGATGTAGTTGTTTCTCCTGCTATTAACT CGGAGGTGTATGTGATGGGGATGCTGTTCTGTCTGGGGATCTTCCTGTCCTTCTATCTGCTCACGTTTCTCGTGGCGTGTTTGGAGAATAAGAG GATGAACAGGAAGAGGGAGGGGCTTCTGAACACTGACACCTCACCTGCAGAGACAG catCTCTCTTGG GAAAGGCTCCAGTCTCTCCGTGTGAATACGGTTCATTTG CTGATAACGGCAGCACATTGAGCTCCGAAGCGGTTACTGACAGTTTAGCATCAGCCGATGGGAACTACGGATACATGG aGCGTTCCTTAGAGAGTGTCGGCCGCAGTCGTCAAGAGTCTCTGAGTTCAGTAGAAGAGGACGATTACGACACGCTGGCCGACATCGACTCTGACAAAAACATCGTCCGTACAAAG AAGTTCCTGTGCGTCTCTGATCTCGCTCGTAAAGACAAACGCGTCCTCAGCAAGAAATACCAGATCTACTTCTG GAACATCGCTACGATCGCCGTGTTTTACGCTCTTCCTGTCATTCAGCTGGTTATCACCTATCAGACG GTTGTAAATGTCACAGGAAACCAAGACATCTGCTATTATAACTTCCTGTGTGCACACCCTCTTGGAGCTCtaag CTCCTTCAATAACATCCTGAGTAACCTGGGTTATGTGATGCTGGGGCTGCTCTTCCTGCTCATCGTCCTACAGAGGGACATCCTTCATAACCGCGCTCTGGAACGCAACGAAAACACTGCGCTG GAGTGTGGTATTCCCAAGCACTTCGGCCTGTATTATGCGATGGGCACTGCTCTGATGATGGAGGGGCTGCTCAGCGCCTGTTACCACGTCTGTCCGAACTACACCAACTTCCAGTTCG ACACGTCGTTCATGTATATGATTGCTGGATTGTGTATGTTGAAGCTGTATCAGAAGAGACACCCAGACATCAACGCCAGTGCGTACTCTGCTTACGCATGTCTGGCTGCCGTCATATTCTTCTCTGTGCTGGGAGTG GTGTTTGGAAAGGGTAACACAGTGTTCTGGATCGTTTTCTCTATCATACACATTCTGGCCACACTGCTGCTGAGCACACAGCTCTACTACATGGGCCGCTGGAGACTCG ATTCAGGGATCTTACGCAGGATGTTGTATGTGATCTACACTGACTGTATTCGGCAGTGCAGCGGACCCATGTACATT GATCGGATGGTTCTGCTGGTGATGGGAAACATTGTCAACTGGTCACT gGCGGCGTACGGCCTCATCAAGCGACCCAACGACTTCGCCTCGTACTTGCTGGCCATCGCCATCTGTAATCTGCTGCTCTATTTCGCCTTTTACATCATAATGAAG CTGCGCAGCGGTGAGCGAATCCAGTGTCTGGCTCTGGTGTGTATTCTCTTCACCGCTGTGGTCTGGGGATTTGCTCTGTTCTTCTTTTTTCAGGGTCTCAGTACATGGCAG